The Oncorhynchus clarkii lewisi isolate Uvic-CL-2024 chromosome 29, UVic_Ocla_1.0, whole genome shotgun sequence genome contains a region encoding:
- the LOC139388357 gene encoding putative nuclease HARBI1, with protein sequence MACPFLRDPIDIGAQVVRKTIRTKRLFKDRQNPLSFSEEYINERYHFSSHCIVYLADLLTPSLSNDTLRSCALTVMQTLCIGLHFFACGEYMHAVGDAENLSKSTVCRAIRRVCNALTRILPDFVKFPGHCSQQEVKDGFYRIAGLPNVIGVVDSTHISIKAPSGPEVSDYTNQRSFHSINVQVVCDSQCLITNIEAKWPGSVNDFHILQKSVLYHQFQQGCFDGQLVADNEYPCLPFLMTPYLNPKPGAESCFNEALYETRACIKTTFTTLRSRFGCLKGLRVSPQRACDIIVACMVLHNVAIIRKEAPPCFSWMPRENPEPVHCDYQDGTAIRDSIAAQLFVSCSQVL encoded by the exons ATGGCGTGCCCTTTTTTACGAGATCCAATTGACATCGGGGCACAAGTTGTGAGAAAAACAATACGAACTAAGCGTTTGTTCAAAGACAGACAAAATCCTCTAAGTTTTTCCGAAGAATACATTAACGAGAGGTATCACTTCTCGTCTCATTGTATAGTATACCTGGCGGATCTGTTGACACCTTCATTGAGCAACGATACACTCCGCAGCTGTGCGCTTACAGTAATGCAAACACTCTGCATCGGTTTACATTTTTTCGCATGTGGAGAATATATGCATGCAGTCGGTGACGCTGAAAATTTGAGCAAATCCACAGTTTGTCGAGCCATACGGAGAGTATGCAACGCACTGACGAGAATTCTCCCTGATTTCGTGAAGTTCCCTGGTCATTGTTCTCAACAAGAAGTTAAAGACGGCTTTTATAGAATAGCAG GACTACCTAATGTAATTGGTGTGGTGGACTCCACTCACATATCCATCAAAGCGCCTTCAGGACCAGAGGTATCTGATTATACTAATCAGAGATCATTTCACAGCATAAATGTGCAG GTGGTTTGTGATTCGCAATGTCTCATCACAAACATTGAGGCAAAGTGGCCTGGATCTGTGAATGACTTCCACATACTCCAAAAGAGTGTGCTGTACCATCAGTTTCAGCAAG GTTGTTTTGATGGGCAGCTTGTGGCTGACAATGAGTATCCCTGTCTTCCATTCTTGATGACGCCATACCTGAATCCTAAACCAGGCGCAGAGAGCTGCTTCAACGAGGCACTGTACGAGACAAGGGCATGCATTAAGACAACATTCACCACGTTACGGTCCCGATTTGGTTGTTTGAAGGGTCTCAGAGTATCGCCACAGAGAGCTTGTGACATAATAGTGGCATGCATGGTCCTTCATAACGTTGCAATCATTCGTAAGGAGGCTCCACCCTGTTTCAGTTGGATGCCCCGGGAAAACCCAGagcctgttcactgtgattaccaAGATGGTACAGCAATCAGGGATAGCATTGCTGCTCAGCTCTTTGTGTCATGCAGCCAAGTGTTATGA